The following coding sequences lie in one Spinacia oleracea cultivar Varoflay chromosome 1, BTI_SOV_V1, whole genome shotgun sequence genomic window:
- the LOC110777698 gene encoding crossover junction endonuclease MUS81 isoform X2, with protein MMICQKEVKARGSKAYLPKKGSAAYALLISLHRAAADGTEFMRKQELIDAAEASGLSQVSIAPEKRTGKPRQFGGPPKNLYSRWSSMKTLIDNNLVSKTRCPAKYMLSDKGRDLALDCLSRSGILDSTPDAGGREETSESDKPDIEIMEFVAVGSPESSYMNKKKRMKDDIPVEYLDRDYHLKEASQSFCNTSQDVLRIPPLEDLQNLEDEYKVVLIVDDREGFVRRKPTSTKELIKEICQRFKIEVEVKRLPVGDAIWIARHKQLSNDYVLDFIVERKDVEDLHHSIRNNRYKTQKLRLQGFGTT; from the exons ATGATGATTTGTCAAAAAGAG GTAAAGGCTAGAGGCTCCAAAGCTTATCTGCCGAAGAAAGGTTCTGCTGCTTATGCGTTGTTGATTTCCTTACATAG GGCGGCTGCTGATGGAACTGAATTTATGCGTAAGCAAGAGCTGATTGATGCAGCTGAAGCAAGTGGTCTCTCACAAGTGTCTATAGC GCCAGAAAAGAGAACAGGTAAACCAAGGCAATTTGGAGGTCCCCCCAAAAATCTTTATAGCAGATGGAGTTCAATGAAGACATTGATTGACAATAATCTTGTTTCTAAGACAAGGTGTCCTGCAAA ATATATGCTATCTGATAAAGGTCGTGATTTAGCGCTAGATTGTTTATCCAGATCTGGTATTCTTGATTCTACTCCTGATGCTGGCGGCAGGGAAGAAACTTCTGAATCAGACAAGCCAGATATAGAAATTATGGAATTTGTTGCTGTTGGTTCACCTGAATCTTCATATATGAACAAAAAGAAGCGCATGAAGGATGATATTCCTGTTGAGTATCTAGACAGG GATTATCATTTAAAAGAGGCAAGTCAATCTTTTTGCAATACCAGTCAGGATGTTCTTAGAATACCACCTCTTGAAGATTTGCAGAACCTTGAAGATGAATATAAAGTCGTCTTGATAGTGGATGATCGAGAAGGCTTTGTCAG GAGAAAGCCGACTTCGACAAAAGAGCTCATAAAAGAGATTTGTCAAAGATTTAAAATTGAAGTAGAG GTCAAACGTTTACCAGTAGGAGATGCAATCTGGATTGCACGTCATAAGCAACTTTCCAATGACTATgttcttgatttcattgttgaGAGGAAAGATGTTGAAGATCTACATCACTCGATAAGAAACAACCGCTACAAGACACAGAAGCTGAGACTTCAG GGTTTCGGCACGACATGA
- the LOC110777698 gene encoding crossover junction endonuclease MUS81 isoform X1, whose product MMICQKEVKARGSKAYLPKKGSAAYALLISLHRAAADGTEFMRKQELIDAAEASGLSQVSIAPEKRTGKPRQFGGPPKNLYSRWSSMKTLIDNNLVSKTRCPAKYMLSDKGRDLALDCLSRSGILDSTPDAGGREETSESDKPDIEIMEFVAVGSPESSYMNKKKRMKDDIPVEYLDRDYHLKEASQSFCNTSQDVLRIPPLEDLQNLEDEYKVVLIVDDREGFVRRKPTSTKELIKEICQRFKIEVEVKRLPVGDAIWIARHKQLSNDYVLDFIVERKDVEDLHHSIRNNRYKTQKLRLQRTGIKKIMYVVEGDPNTCNGADSIKTAMRILLLRRSC is encoded by the exons ATGATGATTTGTCAAAAAGAG GTAAAGGCTAGAGGCTCCAAAGCTTATCTGCCGAAGAAAGGTTCTGCTGCTTATGCGTTGTTGATTTCCTTACATAG GGCGGCTGCTGATGGAACTGAATTTATGCGTAAGCAAGAGCTGATTGATGCAGCTGAAGCAAGTGGTCTCTCACAAGTGTCTATAGC GCCAGAAAAGAGAACAGGTAAACCAAGGCAATTTGGAGGTCCCCCCAAAAATCTTTATAGCAGATGGAGTTCAATGAAGACATTGATTGACAATAATCTTGTTTCTAAGACAAGGTGTCCTGCAAA ATATATGCTATCTGATAAAGGTCGTGATTTAGCGCTAGATTGTTTATCCAGATCTGGTATTCTTGATTCTACTCCTGATGCTGGCGGCAGGGAAGAAACTTCTGAATCAGACAAGCCAGATATAGAAATTATGGAATTTGTTGCTGTTGGTTCACCTGAATCTTCATATATGAACAAAAAGAAGCGCATGAAGGATGATATTCCTGTTGAGTATCTAGACAGG GATTATCATTTAAAAGAGGCAAGTCAATCTTTTTGCAATACCAGTCAGGATGTTCTTAGAATACCACCTCTTGAAGATTTGCAGAACCTTGAAGATGAATATAAAGTCGTCTTGATAGTGGATGATCGAGAAGGCTTTGTCAG GAGAAAGCCGACTTCGACAAAAGAGCTCATAAAAGAGATTTGTCAAAGATTTAAAATTGAAGTAGAG GTCAAACGTTTACCAGTAGGAGATGCAATCTGGATTGCACGTCATAAGCAACTTTCCAATGACTATgttcttgatttcattgttgaGAGGAAAGATGTTGAAGATCTACATCACTCGATAAGAAACAACCGCTACAAGACACAGAAGCTGAGACTTCAG AGAACTGGAATCAAGAAGATTATGTACGTGGTGGAAGGTGATCCAAATACTTGCAACGGAGCTGATAGCATTAAAACCGC AATGAGGATACTCCTGCTCAGGAGAAGTTGCTGA